The Ornithorhynchus anatinus isolate Pmale09 chromosome 1, mOrnAna1.pri.v4, whole genome shotgun sequence genome includes a window with the following:
- the LRRC74A gene encoding leucine-rich repeat-containing protein 74A isoform X6, whose amino-acid sequence MDDNEVSDLKVEDEGEKVSPESESEESLFYDNDTNLLEKEKAEDSETDLEIVESERLFTTGQAELYLEACKVVGVIPVSYFLRNMEEAYMNLNHHGLGPKGTKAIAIALVSNTTVTHLELEDNWIMAEGTMSLVQMLRENCYIQELNISNNHLDTEGAKIITGLLLENLSSVWSLQLSGNNFREESAQYFSEALMVNYRTKELDLSHNEFSEKGGEFLGHMLAYNEGLTVLNLSWNHLRKKGATAVSTGLRVNVTLKTLDLSWNGLGNEGALALGEALKVNTTLVYLDISSNHIYNDGAGKLSKGLESNGTLKILKLSFNPLTVEGAMALITSLKKNPKSRMEELNISTTEEQLFGYLLSSTRVLSRNVGYKEHCFKANRLTAF is encoded by the exons ATGGATGACAACGAGGTTTCTGACCTTAAAGTAGAAG ATGAGGGTGAAAAAGTGTCCCCTGAATCTGAATCGGAGGAATCACTCTTCTATGACAATGACACAAACCTCCTGgaaaaggaaaaggctgaggattCTGAAACCGACCTAGAGATTGTAG AATCCGAAAGACTTTTCACCACAGGCCAAGCCGAGCTGTACCTGGAGGCCTGCAAAGTGGTGGGAGTGATCCCTGTGTCCTACTTCCTTCGGAACATGGAAGAGGCCTATATGAACCTCAATCACCACGGGCTGGGACCCAAGGGTACCAAGGCCATTGCCATTGCTCTGGTG TCCAACACAACTGTCACACACCTGGAACTGGAGGACAACTGGATCATGGCTGAGGGCACTATGAGCTTGGTGCAGATGCTGCGGGAGAACTGCTACATCCAGGAACTG AATATCTCCAACAATCACCTGGATACTGAAGGGGCAAAAATCATCACCGGGTTACTTCTGGAAAACCTCTCTTCTGTCTGGTCCCTCCAGCTCTCAG GGAACAACTTCCGAGAGGAATCAGCCCAGTACTTCTCTGAGGCACTAATG GTTAATTACCGAACAAAGGAACTGGACCTCAGCCACAATGAGTTttctgagaagggaggagagttcctGGGACACATGTTGG CTTACAATGAAGGGCTGACGGTGCTGAATCTGAGCTGGAACCACCTGCGGAAGAAGGGGGCTACGGCAGTGAGCACTGGTCTCCGG GTCAATGTGACGCTGAAGACTTTAGATCTCTCCTGGAATGGCTTGGGGAATGAGGGGGCCCTGGCCCTGGGGGAGGCGCTCAAAGTCAACACCACCCTGGTCTACCTGGACATCAGCAGCAACCACATCTACAACGATGGGGCTGGGAAgctgagcaagggcttggaaagcAATGGGACCCTCAAAATCCTGAAG CTTTCCTTTAATCCCTTGACCGTAGAGGGGGCCATGGCCCTTATCACATCTCTCAAGAAGAACCCCAAGTCCAGGATGGAGGAGCTCAACATCTCA ACCACTGAagagcagttgtttgggtatctGTTGTCATCCACACGTGTCCTATCCAGGAATGTTGGATATAAAGAgcactgcttcaaagccaatagacTCACTGCATTCTAG
- the LRRC74A gene encoding leucine-rich repeat-containing protein 74A isoform X3, whose product MDDNEVSDLKVEDEGEKVSPESESEESLFYDNDTNLLEKEKAEDSETDLEIVESERLFTTGQAELYLEACKVVGVIPVSYFLRNMEEAYMNLNHHGLGPKGTKAIAIALVSNTTVTHLELEDNWIMAEGTMSLVQMLRENCYIQELNISNNHLDTEGAKIITGLLLENLSSVWSLQLSGNNFREESAQYFSEALMVNYRTKELDLSHNEFSEKGGEFLGHMLAYNEGLTVLNLSWNHLRKKGATAVSTGLRVNVTLKTLDLSWNGLGNEGALALGEALKVNTTLVYLDISSNHIYNDGAGKLSKGLESNGTLKILKLSFNPLTVEGAMALITSLKKNPKSRMEELNISNYLDEHKLKLWDFFKDMDKKGNMKIPVTDFQKALTQQHKIPLDQVQISALIKKLDWDHTGMVDYSHLQDQKPQ is encoded by the exons ATGGATGACAACGAGGTTTCTGACCTTAAAGTAGAAG ATGAGGGTGAAAAAGTGTCCCCTGAATCTGAATCGGAGGAATCACTCTTCTATGACAATGACACAAACCTCCTGgaaaaggaaaaggctgaggattCTGAAACCGACCTAGAGATTGTAG AATCCGAAAGACTTTTCACCACAGGCCAAGCCGAGCTGTACCTGGAGGCCTGCAAAGTGGTGGGAGTGATCCCTGTGTCCTACTTCCTTCGGAACATGGAAGAGGCCTATATGAACCTCAATCACCACGGGCTGGGACCCAAGGGTACCAAGGCCATTGCCATTGCTCTGGTG TCCAACACAACTGTCACACACCTGGAACTGGAGGACAACTGGATCATGGCTGAGGGCACTATGAGCTTGGTGCAGATGCTGCGGGAGAACTGCTACATCCAGGAACTG AATATCTCCAACAATCACCTGGATACTGAAGGGGCAAAAATCATCACCGGGTTACTTCTGGAAAACCTCTCTTCTGTCTGGTCCCTCCAGCTCTCAG GGAACAACTTCCGAGAGGAATCAGCCCAGTACTTCTCTGAGGCACTAATG GTTAATTACCGAACAAAGGAACTGGACCTCAGCCACAATGAGTTttctgagaagggaggagagttcctGGGACACATGTTGG CTTACAATGAAGGGCTGACGGTGCTGAATCTGAGCTGGAACCACCTGCGGAAGAAGGGGGCTACGGCAGTGAGCACTGGTCTCCGG GTCAATGTGACGCTGAAGACTTTAGATCTCTCCTGGAATGGCTTGGGGAATGAGGGGGCCCTGGCCCTGGGGGAGGCGCTCAAAGTCAACACCACCCTGGTCTACCTGGACATCAGCAGCAACCACATCTACAACGATGGGGCTGGGAAgctgagcaagggcttggaaagcAATGGGACCCTCAAAATCCTGAAG CTTTCCTTTAATCCCTTGACCGTAGAGGGGGCCATGGCCCTTATCACATCTCTCAAGAAGAACCCCAAGTCCAGGATGGAGGAGCTCAACATCTCA AATTACCTGGACGAACACAAGCTGAAACTCTGGGATTTCTTCAAGGATATGGACAAGAAAGGAAACATGAAGATCCCCGTGACAGACTTCCAGAAAGCCTTGACACAG CAACACAAGATTCCTCTGGACCAAGTTCAAATTAGTGCGCTGATAAAGAAACTGGACTGGGATCACACAGGAATGGTGGACTACAG TCACTTACAGGATCAGAAGCCACAATAG
- the LRRC74A gene encoding leucine-rich repeat-containing protein 74A isoform X2: MDDNEVSDLKVEDEGEKVSPESESEESLFYDNDTNLLEKEKAEDSETDLEIVESERLFTTGQAELYLEACKVVGVIPVSYFLRNMEEAYMNLNHHGLGPKGTKAIAIALVNISNNHLDTEGAKIITGLLLENLSSVWSLQLSGNNFREESAQYFSEALMVNYRTKELDLSHNEFSEKGGEFLGHMLAYNEGLTVLNLSWNHLRKKGATAVSTGLRVNVTLKTLDLSWNGLGNEGALALGEALKVNTTLVYLDISSNHIYNDGAGKLSKGLESNGTLKILKLSFNPLTVEGAMALITSLKKNPKSRMEELNISNVMVNEGFLRLLGGVCHIHPQLHVVHGDVGGQISKKPNLQPDPMVLIKNYLDEHKLKLWDFFKDMDKKGNMKIPVTDFQKALTQQHKIPLDQVQISALIKKLDWDHTGMVDYSHLQDQKPQ, translated from the exons ATGGATGACAACGAGGTTTCTGACCTTAAAGTAGAAG ATGAGGGTGAAAAAGTGTCCCCTGAATCTGAATCGGAGGAATCACTCTTCTATGACAATGACACAAACCTCCTGgaaaaggaaaaggctgaggattCTGAAACCGACCTAGAGATTGTAG AATCCGAAAGACTTTTCACCACAGGCCAAGCCGAGCTGTACCTGGAGGCCTGCAAAGTGGTGGGAGTGATCCCTGTGTCCTACTTCCTTCGGAACATGGAAGAGGCCTATATGAACCTCAATCACCACGGGCTGGGACCCAAGGGTACCAAGGCCATTGCCATTGCTCTGGTG AATATCTCCAACAATCACCTGGATACTGAAGGGGCAAAAATCATCACCGGGTTACTTCTGGAAAACCTCTCTTCTGTCTGGTCCCTCCAGCTCTCAG GGAACAACTTCCGAGAGGAATCAGCCCAGTACTTCTCTGAGGCACTAATG GTTAATTACCGAACAAAGGAACTGGACCTCAGCCACAATGAGTTttctgagaagggaggagagttcctGGGACACATGTTGG CTTACAATGAAGGGCTGACGGTGCTGAATCTGAGCTGGAACCACCTGCGGAAGAAGGGGGCTACGGCAGTGAGCACTGGTCTCCGG GTCAATGTGACGCTGAAGACTTTAGATCTCTCCTGGAATGGCTTGGGGAATGAGGGGGCCCTGGCCCTGGGGGAGGCGCTCAAAGTCAACACCACCCTGGTCTACCTGGACATCAGCAGCAACCACATCTACAACGATGGGGCTGGGAAgctgagcaagggcttggaaagcAATGGGACCCTCAAAATCCTGAAG CTTTCCTTTAATCCCTTGACCGTAGAGGGGGCCATGGCCCTTATCACATCTCTCAAGAAGAACCCCAAGTCCAGGATGGAGGAGCTCAACATCTCA AACGTGATGGTGAATGAAGGGTTCCTCAGACTGCTGGGTGGGGTTTGCCACATTCACCCCCAGCTGCATGTGGTCCATGGTGATGTTGGTGGCCAAATCAGCAAGAAGCCCAACCTACAGCCGGACCCCATGGTACTGATTAAG AATTACCTGGACGAACACAAGCTGAAACTCTGGGATTTCTTCAAGGATATGGACAAGAAAGGAAACATGAAGATCCCCGTGACAGACTTCCAGAAAGCCTTGACACAG CAACACAAGATTCCTCTGGACCAAGTTCAAATTAGTGCGCTGATAAAGAAACTGGACTGGGATCACACAGGAATGGTGGACTACAG TCACTTACAGGATCAGAAGCCACAATAG
- the LRRC74A gene encoding leucine-rich repeat-containing protein 74A isoform X1 → MDDNEVSDLKVEDEGEKVSPESESEESLFYDNDTNLLEKEKAEDSETDLEIVESERLFTTGQAELYLEACKVVGVIPVSYFLRNMEEAYMNLNHHGLGPKGTKAIAIALVSNTTVTHLELEDNWIMAEGTMSLVQMLRENCYIQELNISNNHLDTEGAKIITGLLLENLSSVWSLQLSGNNFREESAQYFSEALMVNYRTKELDLSHNEFSEKGGEFLGHMLAYNEGLTVLNLSWNHLRKKGATAVSTGLRVNVTLKTLDLSWNGLGNEGALALGEALKVNTTLVYLDISSNHIYNDGAGKLSKGLESNGTLKILKLSFNPLTVEGAMALITSLKKNPKSRMEELNISNVMVNEGFLRLLGGVCHIHPQLHVVHGDVGGQISKKPNLQPDPMVLIKNYLDEHKLKLWDFFKDMDKKGNMKIPVTDFQKALTQQHKIPLDQVQISALIKKLDWDHTGMVDYSHLQDQKPQ, encoded by the exons ATGGATGACAACGAGGTTTCTGACCTTAAAGTAGAAG ATGAGGGTGAAAAAGTGTCCCCTGAATCTGAATCGGAGGAATCACTCTTCTATGACAATGACACAAACCTCCTGgaaaaggaaaaggctgaggattCTGAAACCGACCTAGAGATTGTAG AATCCGAAAGACTTTTCACCACAGGCCAAGCCGAGCTGTACCTGGAGGCCTGCAAAGTGGTGGGAGTGATCCCTGTGTCCTACTTCCTTCGGAACATGGAAGAGGCCTATATGAACCTCAATCACCACGGGCTGGGACCCAAGGGTACCAAGGCCATTGCCATTGCTCTGGTG TCCAACACAACTGTCACACACCTGGAACTGGAGGACAACTGGATCATGGCTGAGGGCACTATGAGCTTGGTGCAGATGCTGCGGGAGAACTGCTACATCCAGGAACTG AATATCTCCAACAATCACCTGGATACTGAAGGGGCAAAAATCATCACCGGGTTACTTCTGGAAAACCTCTCTTCTGTCTGGTCCCTCCAGCTCTCAG GGAACAACTTCCGAGAGGAATCAGCCCAGTACTTCTCTGAGGCACTAATG GTTAATTACCGAACAAAGGAACTGGACCTCAGCCACAATGAGTTttctgagaagggaggagagttcctGGGACACATGTTGG CTTACAATGAAGGGCTGACGGTGCTGAATCTGAGCTGGAACCACCTGCGGAAGAAGGGGGCTACGGCAGTGAGCACTGGTCTCCGG GTCAATGTGACGCTGAAGACTTTAGATCTCTCCTGGAATGGCTTGGGGAATGAGGGGGCCCTGGCCCTGGGGGAGGCGCTCAAAGTCAACACCACCCTGGTCTACCTGGACATCAGCAGCAACCACATCTACAACGATGGGGCTGGGAAgctgagcaagggcttggaaagcAATGGGACCCTCAAAATCCTGAAG CTTTCCTTTAATCCCTTGACCGTAGAGGGGGCCATGGCCCTTATCACATCTCTCAAGAAGAACCCCAAGTCCAGGATGGAGGAGCTCAACATCTCA AACGTGATGGTGAATGAAGGGTTCCTCAGACTGCTGGGTGGGGTTTGCCACATTCACCCCCAGCTGCATGTGGTCCATGGTGATGTTGGTGGCCAAATCAGCAAGAAGCCCAACCTACAGCCGGACCCCATGGTACTGATTAAG AATTACCTGGACGAACACAAGCTGAAACTCTGGGATTTCTTCAAGGATATGGACAAGAAAGGAAACATGAAGATCCCCGTGACAGACTTCCAGAAAGCCTTGACACAG CAACACAAGATTCCTCTGGACCAAGTTCAAATTAGTGCGCTGATAAAGAAACTGGACTGGGATCACACAGGAATGGTGGACTACAG TCACTTACAGGATCAGAAGCCACAATAG
- the LRRC74A gene encoding leucine-rich repeat-containing protein 74A isoform X4, protein MDDNEVSDLKVEDEGEKVSPESESEESLFYDNDTNLLEKEKAEDSETDLEIVESERLFTTGQAELYLEACKVVGVIPVSYFLRNMEEAYMNLNHHGLGPKGTKAIAIALVSNTTVTHLELEDNWIMAEGTMSLVQMLRENCYIQELNISNNHLDTEGAKIITGLLLENLSSVWSLQLSGNNFREESAQYFSEALMVNYRTKELDLSHNEFSEKGGEFLGHMLAYNEGLTVLNLSWNHLRKKGATAVSTGLRLSFNPLTVEGAMALITSLKKNPKSRMEELNISNVMVNEGFLRLLGGVCHIHPQLHVVHGDVGGQISKKPNLQPDPMVLIKNYLDEHKLKLWDFFKDMDKKGNMKIPVTDFQKALTQQHKIPLDQVQISALIKKLDWDHTGMVDYSHLQDQKPQ, encoded by the exons ATGGATGACAACGAGGTTTCTGACCTTAAAGTAGAAG ATGAGGGTGAAAAAGTGTCCCCTGAATCTGAATCGGAGGAATCACTCTTCTATGACAATGACACAAACCTCCTGgaaaaggaaaaggctgaggattCTGAAACCGACCTAGAGATTGTAG AATCCGAAAGACTTTTCACCACAGGCCAAGCCGAGCTGTACCTGGAGGCCTGCAAAGTGGTGGGAGTGATCCCTGTGTCCTACTTCCTTCGGAACATGGAAGAGGCCTATATGAACCTCAATCACCACGGGCTGGGACCCAAGGGTACCAAGGCCATTGCCATTGCTCTGGTG TCCAACACAACTGTCACACACCTGGAACTGGAGGACAACTGGATCATGGCTGAGGGCACTATGAGCTTGGTGCAGATGCTGCGGGAGAACTGCTACATCCAGGAACTG AATATCTCCAACAATCACCTGGATACTGAAGGGGCAAAAATCATCACCGGGTTACTTCTGGAAAACCTCTCTTCTGTCTGGTCCCTCCAGCTCTCAG GGAACAACTTCCGAGAGGAATCAGCCCAGTACTTCTCTGAGGCACTAATG GTTAATTACCGAACAAAGGAACTGGACCTCAGCCACAATGAGTTttctgagaagggaggagagttcctGGGACACATGTTGG CTTACAATGAAGGGCTGACGGTGCTGAATCTGAGCTGGAACCACCTGCGGAAGAAGGGGGCTACGGCAGTGAGCACTGGTCTCCGG CTTTCCTTTAATCCCTTGACCGTAGAGGGGGCCATGGCCCTTATCACATCTCTCAAGAAGAACCCCAAGTCCAGGATGGAGGAGCTCAACATCTCA AACGTGATGGTGAATGAAGGGTTCCTCAGACTGCTGGGTGGGGTTTGCCACATTCACCCCCAGCTGCATGTGGTCCATGGTGATGTTGGTGGCCAAATCAGCAAGAAGCCCAACCTACAGCCGGACCCCATGGTACTGATTAAG AATTACCTGGACGAACACAAGCTGAAACTCTGGGATTTCTTCAAGGATATGGACAAGAAAGGAAACATGAAGATCCCCGTGACAGACTTCCAGAAAGCCTTGACACAG CAACACAAGATTCCTCTGGACCAAGTTCAAATTAGTGCGCTGATAAAGAAACTGGACTGGGATCACACAGGAATGGTGGACTACAG TCACTTACAGGATCAGAAGCCACAATAG
- the LRRC74A gene encoding leucine-rich repeat-containing protein 74A isoform X5 translates to MEEAYMNLNHHGLGPKGTKAIAIALVSNTTVTHLELEDNWIMAEGTMSLVQMLRENCYIQELNISNNHLDTEGAKIITGLLLENLSSVWSLQLSGNNFREESAQYFSEALMVNYRTKELDLSHNEFSEKGGEFLGHMLAYNEGLTVLNLSWNHLRKKGATAVSTGLRVNVTLKTLDLSWNGLGNEGALALGEALKVNTTLVYLDISSNHIYNDGAGKLSKGLESNGTLKILKLSFNPLTVEGAMALITSLKKNPKSRMEELNISNVMVNEGFLRLLGGVCHIHPQLHVVHGDVGGQISKKPNLQPDPMVLIKNYLDEHKLKLWDFFKDMDKKGNMKIPVTDFQKALTQQHKIPLDQVQISALIKKLDWDHTGMVDYSHLQDQKPQ, encoded by the exons ATGGAAGAGGCCTATATGAACCTCAATCACCACGGGCTGGGACCCAAGGGTACCAAGGCCATTGCCATTGCTCTGGTG TCCAACACAACTGTCACACACCTGGAACTGGAGGACAACTGGATCATGGCTGAGGGCACTATGAGCTTGGTGCAGATGCTGCGGGAGAACTGCTACATCCAGGAACTG AATATCTCCAACAATCACCTGGATACTGAAGGGGCAAAAATCATCACCGGGTTACTTCTGGAAAACCTCTCTTCTGTCTGGTCCCTCCAGCTCTCAG GGAACAACTTCCGAGAGGAATCAGCCCAGTACTTCTCTGAGGCACTAATG GTTAATTACCGAACAAAGGAACTGGACCTCAGCCACAATGAGTTttctgagaagggaggagagttcctGGGACACATGTTGG CTTACAATGAAGGGCTGACGGTGCTGAATCTGAGCTGGAACCACCTGCGGAAGAAGGGGGCTACGGCAGTGAGCACTGGTCTCCGG GTCAATGTGACGCTGAAGACTTTAGATCTCTCCTGGAATGGCTTGGGGAATGAGGGGGCCCTGGCCCTGGGGGAGGCGCTCAAAGTCAACACCACCCTGGTCTACCTGGACATCAGCAGCAACCACATCTACAACGATGGGGCTGGGAAgctgagcaagggcttggaaagcAATGGGACCCTCAAAATCCTGAAG CTTTCCTTTAATCCCTTGACCGTAGAGGGGGCCATGGCCCTTATCACATCTCTCAAGAAGAACCCCAAGTCCAGGATGGAGGAGCTCAACATCTCA AACGTGATGGTGAATGAAGGGTTCCTCAGACTGCTGGGTGGGGTTTGCCACATTCACCCCCAGCTGCATGTGGTCCATGGTGATGTTGGTGGCCAAATCAGCAAGAAGCCCAACCTACAGCCGGACCCCATGGTACTGATTAAG AATTACCTGGACGAACACAAGCTGAAACTCTGGGATTTCTTCAAGGATATGGACAAGAAAGGAAACATGAAGATCCCCGTGACAGACTTCCAGAAAGCCTTGACACAG CAACACAAGATTCCTCTGGACCAAGTTCAAATTAGTGCGCTGATAAAGAAACTGGACTGGGATCACACAGGAATGGTGGACTACAG TCACTTACAGGATCAGAAGCCACAATAG